One genomic window of Candidatus Pseudobacter hemicellulosilyticus includes the following:
- a CDS encoding DUF1501 domain-containing protein, whose product MLLKRKAFIQLGSLATASLLLPRFLKAFEQPTLVPPGNKILVVLQLSGGNDGLNTVIPVRNDIYYKVRPRLGIPMEKALLLDDEAGLHPALTSFKELYDEGALGILNNVGYPNPDRSHFRSMDIWHSASHSDQFINTGWLGRYLDAQCAGCDKPTQALEFDDVLSMALKGEKVKGLAMKDPRKLFSTTNEKYFRAVTAGHQDQPGEQPVDYLYKTMTATMSSADYIFKQSRLRPGSAIYPGTEIGKSLQTIASLIFSDINTKVYYLSLGSFDTHVGQEGQQNRLFTEMNAAVGAFVKDLKANNRFQDVVLMTFSEFGRRVAQNASGGTDHGTANNMFFVSGGLQQKGLINELPDLADLQNGDLKYQVDFKNVYATLLNRWLQADDQQILGSRFDHLSFV is encoded by the coding sequence ATGTTACTCAAAAGGAAAGCATTCATTCAACTCGGCTCACTGGCTACAGCATCCCTGCTGCTACCCAGATTCCTGAAGGCTTTTGAGCAGCCAACGCTTGTGCCTCCCGGCAATAAGATATTGGTAGTATTGCAGCTGAGCGGTGGGAACGACGGGCTGAATACCGTGATCCCTGTCCGGAACGATATCTACTATAAAGTGCGGCCCCGGCTGGGGATACCCATGGAGAAAGCCTTACTGCTGGATGACGAGGCCGGCCTGCATCCTGCATTGACCAGCTTTAAGGAATTGTACGATGAAGGTGCGCTCGGCATCCTTAACAATGTAGGGTATCCCAACCCGGATCGATCCCATTTCCGCAGTATGGATATCTGGCATAGCGCCAGTCATAGTGATCAGTTCATCAATACCGGCTGGCTGGGCCGCTACCTGGATGCCCAATGTGCCGGATGCGACAAACCCACACAGGCGCTGGAGTTTGACGATGTGCTGAGCATGGCGCTCAAAGGAGAAAAAGTAAAGGGGCTGGCCATGAAAGATCCGCGCAAACTTTTCAGCACCACCAATGAAAAATACTTCAGGGCCGTAACTGCCGGACACCAGGACCAGCCCGGAGAACAGCCCGTGGATTACCTGTACAAGACCATGACAGCTACCATGAGCAGCGCAGATTATATATTCAAACAAAGCAGGCTGCGGCCCGGCAGCGCCATCTACCCCGGCACCGAGATCGGCAAAAGTTTACAAACCATCGCATCGCTTATCTTTTCTGATATCAATACAAAGGTCTATTATCTTTCACTCGGTAGTTTTGATACGCATGTGGGACAGGAAGGCCAGCAGAACCGCCTGTTCACAGAAATGAATGCGGCTGTCGGCGCTTTTGTAAAGGACCTCAAAGCCAATAACCGTTTCCAGGATGTAGTGCTGATGACCTTCTCCGAGTTTGGCCGGCGCGTAGCGCAGAATGCCAGCGGCGGCACTGACCATGGCACGGCCAACAATATGTTTTTTGTGAGTGGAGGCCTGCAGCAGAAAGGACTGATCAATGAACTGCCTGACCTGGCAGACCTGCAGAACGGCGATCTCAAATACCAGGTTGATTTTAAAAATGTCTATGCCACGCTGCTGAATCGCTGGCTGCAGGCGGACGACCAGCAGATCCTGGGCAGCCGATTTGATCATTTAAGTTTTGTGTGA